From the Maioricimonas rarisocia genome, one window contains:
- a CDS encoding dihydrodipicolinate synthase family protein — protein sequence MQNLCPSRCRLEETVDAASIFQGCIPALMTPCTAEGRPRFDALVAKASELIDAGMHGVVYCGSMGDWPLLSDAQRQEGVRLLVEAGVPVVVGTGAQNPALAAAHAAHAREVGAAGLMVIPRVLSRGTSPAAQRAHFAGILKAADGLPAVIYNSPYYGFETKADLFFDLRSEYSNLVGFKEFGGAASLTYAAEHITSGDPDLSLMVGVDTQVYHGIVNCGAVGAITGVGNALPGPVLRLMQLCLQAATGDGEARRLAQELNEALSVLSKYDEGPDLVLYYKHLMVLEGNAEYAHHFNPSDALSPSQRAFLEDQWRLFRSWWDAWPGREA from the coding sequence ATGCAGAACCTTTGCCCTTCCCGATGCCGACTGGAGGAGACCGTGGACGCCGCAAGTATCTTTCAAGGCTGCATCCCCGCGCTGATGACACCGTGCACGGCCGAAGGCCGCCCCAGATTCGATGCACTCGTGGCGAAAGCCAGCGAGTTGATCGATGCAGGCATGCACGGAGTCGTGTACTGCGGATCGATGGGAGACTGGCCGCTGCTCTCGGACGCGCAGCGCCAGGAAGGGGTCCGGCTGCTCGTCGAGGCAGGAGTGCCGGTTGTCGTGGGAACCGGTGCTCAGAATCCCGCGCTCGCAGCGGCCCATGCGGCACATGCCCGGGAAGTCGGCGCCGCGGGCCTGATGGTCATTCCGCGCGTGCTGTCACGCGGAACGTCTCCGGCTGCCCAGAGGGCGCACTTCGCGGGGATCCTGAAAGCAGCCGACGGTCTGCCAGCTGTCATCTACAACAGTCCGTACTACGGTTTCGAAACGAAGGCGGATCTGTTTTTCGATCTGCGAAGCGAGTATTCGAACCTGGTCGGCTTCAAGGAGTTTGGAGGAGCCGCATCGCTGACCTACGCAGCCGAACACATCACCAGCGGCGACCCGGATCTCTCGCTGATGGTGGGGGTCGATACGCAGGTGTATCACGGCATCGTCAACTGTGGCGCCGTTGGTGCCATCACGGGCGTCGGCAATGCCCTGCCTGGACCTGTGCTGCGACTGATGCAGCTGTGTCTGCAGGCGGCGACGGGGGACGGTGAGGCCAGACGGCTCGCGCAGGAACTGAACGAAGCTCTCTCGGTCCTCTCGAAATACGACGAAGGCCCGGACCTGGTGCTGTACTACAAGCATCTGATGGTTCTCGAAGGAAACGCGGAATACGCACATCACTTCAATCCGTCGGATGCCCTCAGTCCGTCGCAGCGGGCCTTTCTGGAGGACCAGTGGCGGCTCTTCCGCAGCTGGTGGGACGCCTGGCCGGGGAGAGAGGCATGA